In Corynebacterium frankenforstense DSM 45800, the DNA window GATGAGCCGTTGACGAGTTTCCAGGCCCCGCCGATGATGGCGTCTTCCCCGCGCCAGCGGGGATGAGCCCGCGCCACCGGCGTCGAGGGCGAGGCCGGAGAAGTCTTCCCCGCGCCAGCGGGGATGAGCCGATCTTCATCATCATGAAATTCGCCCAGGAGATGTCTTCCCCGCGCCAGCGGGGATGAGCCCCCGTGAGTGCCCGGTGGCGGTGCAGGTCTACGGTCTTCCCCGCGCCAGCGGGGATGAGCCACCACATCGGGTCCATACGCACCCGAACCTTCCGTCTTCCCCGCGCCAGCGGGGATGAGCCGGATTGGCTAGACACACACCCGGAATGGGCGAAGTCTTCCCCGCGCCAGCGGGGATGAGCCTGTGACGGCGGTGAGCCGGCCCCACTTGAACTCGTCTTCCCCGCGCCAGCGGGGATGAGCCCTTCTTCGAGTTCTTCGGGGCGGCGGCCTGGATGTCTTCCCCGCGCCAGCGGGGATGAGCCCTGGGACTCCGCCCCGGCGGGCTGGCTGATCCCGTCTTCCCCGCGCCAGCGGGGATGAGCCACCTTCTTCACGGTGAAGAACGGGCCGGCTGGGGTCTTCCCCGCGCCAGCGGGGATGAGCCCCAAAACCGCGACTCATCACGCTCAAACCCCCAGTCTTCCCCGCGCCAGCGGGGATGAGCCCCAAACGACCAGAAACCTTAGCCACCAAAACCAGTCTTCCCCGCGCCAGCGGGGATGAGCCGTAGGGGAGAGGCGTCAATCCGTGCAGGTAAGAGTCTTCCCCGCGCCAGCGGGATGAGCCGGGCGCCGGCTGGCATGGCAGCGCCGTACCGGGGTCTTCCCCGCGCCAGCGGGGATGAGCCCACCTGCCGCTCACGCGCATGCACCGACAACAGGTCTTCCCCGCGCCAGCGGGGATGAGCCGAACTGGCCGACACCGGTTCTGGATTCTTCGGCGTCTTCCCCGCGCCAGCGGGGATGAGCCCCACGACCCCAGCCATCGACCGGTACCGAATCAGTCTTCCCCGCGCCAGCGGGGATGAGCCGATGAACACCCGCGCCGCCCGCGGCGTCACCGCGTCTTCCCCGCGCCAGCGGGGATGAGCCGTGGGGCGCGATCATCGCGGAGGTGCCGTTTTTGTCTTCCCCGCGCCAGCGGGGATGAGCCCCGGCCTACCCACCCACCCGCTTGTCTCGGGAGGTCTTCCCCGCGCCAGCGGGGATGAGCCCCCCGTCGAATCGCCGTACAAGGTGACCATGCGGTCTTCCCCGCGCCAGCGGGGATGAGCCGCCTTCGCCGCCCACATGGGCATCGCCTGGGCTGTCTTTCCCGCGCCAGCGGGGATGAGCTCCAGGCAAGCCAGCGCCCACTACGCCGTCGACCGTCTTCCCCGCGCCAGCGGGGATGAGCCGCTTCACACCGCGGGCTGGGTTGACCTTGATCTGTCTTCCCCGCGCCAGCGGGGATGAGCCCACAACAGGATCGTGCGGCTCGGCGACTTGATAGTCTTCCCCGCGCCAGCGGGGATGAGCCCACGACCTCGGCGTCGACGGGGATCGGCTTAAGGTCTTCCCCGCGCCAGCGGGGATGAGCCTCGACCGGCCCCAGATGGTAGAAAGGCCCCGACGTCTTCCCCGCGCCAGCGGGGATGAGCCGCTCATACACGCATGATCGCCCCACCCCCGGTCGTCTTCCCCGCGCCAGCGGGGATGAGCCGCAGCGGGACCAGGGCCGTGAGGTCGAGGACTTGTCTTCCCCGCGCCAGCGGGGATGAGCCCCACCACCGCCGCCTAGCGGCTAGGAAGAAGGTGTCTTCCCCGCGTCAGCGGGGATGAGCCGTCCCGCTACTGGCGCGCCGGGCTGGCACACCTGTCTTCCCCGCGCCAGCGGGGATGAGCCCGATGCCCGCGGCATCGTCAGCGTGCCTTTCAAGTCTTCCCCGCGCCAGCGGGGATGAGCCCAGGCCCCCGTACCCACCCTCGGGCAGGGACACGTCTTCCCCGCGCCAGCGGGGATGAGCCCGCGGGGTGGCGGCCGCGCAGTTCGAGGCCCGCGTCTTCCCCGCGCCAGCGGGGATGAGCCGGTCCAGATCAGCTGGTGCACTCCCGACGGGGTGTCTTCCCCGCGCCAGCGGGGATGAGCCGAAGCATTTCGAGAAGGTCGCCGACAATCCCTCGTCTTCCCCGCGCCAGCGGGGATGAGCCCCCGAGTGAGGCGCTACTCGGAGTGACACACGGGTCTTCCCCGCGCCAGCAGGGATGAGCCCGGGACAAACCAATGAATGACGCCCGGTTGAAAGTTTTCCCCGCGCCAGCGGGGATGAGCCTCGGTGTGTCAGCTCGTGGTGCACCTCGCGAAGGTCTTCCCCGCGCCAGCGGGGATGAGCCCGGGCTACACGTCGACTCGCGGGCGGACCAGATGTCTTCGCCGCGCCAGCGGGGATGAGCCTGTGTGGGAAGCAGACCCGGACCCGGAGCCGGAGTTTTCGCCGCGCCAGCGGGGATGAGCTCGGCCGCGACGCCAAACCGCTCCGGCCTACCCGGCGTCGACCGCGACCCCGCCCCCGTTCCACTCGACCTCGCGCCGCTTGACGTGCCGGATCACCGCGTAGGTCACCGGCAGCACCACGACCTCGATCAGGGTCTTCCACAGGAACCCGACCACCACGTAGTTGACCGCGTCGCCGGCCGTCGCGATCCCGATCACCGGTGCGGCGATCAGGCAGAACAGCAGCGTGTCGGCGAACTCGCCGACCACCGTCGAGCCGATCAGCCGCGCCCACATGTTCGCGGGCCCCAGCCGGCGCTTCATGCGCACCAGCACCCACGAGTTCAGCAGCTGCCCGACCAGGTAACCGGCCAGCGAGGCCAGCACGATCTGCGGCACCAACCCGAGCACCAGCGAGAACTCGTCCTGGTTCTCGTAGAAGCTCGCGGCCGGCAGCCAGATGGCCACGTAGAAGCACACGACCGCCAGCGCGGCGACGGCGAAGCCGGTGAGGATCGCACGCCGGGCCGCGCGGAAGCCGTAGACCTCGCTGAGTACGTCGCCGAGCACGTAGGCGGCGGGAAAGAGGAAGAACGCGCCGTCGGTGACCAGCGGGCCGATCTCGACGCCCTTGGTCGCCAGGATGTTGGAGATCAGGAAGATCGCAACGAACGCCGCGACGATGACGGGGTAGTAGCTGCGTTGGACGGGGATGAAGCGGACGGTGTCGGGGGCGCCCGCCGCGCCGGTGTCCGCGGAGGCCGCGGTACCGGAGGCGACGGGCCGCCCAGACCCGTGGGAGGATTCGGTGTTGGACATGACCCGCATCTTCCCACGCGGGCGCCCTAGGCTGGCAATCATGGCTGAACCGAGCACCTCCGCCGACGCCCCCGCGCCCGCCGGCCGCTACGCCCCTTCGCCGAGCGGCGACCTCCACCTGGGCAACCTGCGCACCGCCGCGATCGCCTGGGCCGCCGCGCGCACCACGGGCCGTCGTTTCCTCATGCGCGTCGAGGACGTCGACACGCAGCGCTCCTCGCTGGAGTCCGCCGAGCGCCAGCTCGAGGATCTGGCCGCCCTCGGCCTCGACTGGGACGGCGAGGTCGCCTACCAGCACGATCGCTTCGGCGCCTACGGGTCCGCCCTCGAGAGCCTGCGCGCCGCCGGCCGCGTCTACGAGTGCTACTGCTCCCGCCGCGAGATCCGCGAGGCCTCCCGCGCCCCGCACGTCGTGCCCGGCCACTACCCGGGCACGTGCCGTTCAATTTCCGACGCCGCGCGCATCACCCGTCGCGCCGAACTCGCCGCCGAGGGGCGCACGCCCGCGTTGCGGCTGCGCACCGACACGGAGACCTGGCGCGTCCACGATGCGCTGGCCGGTGACTACACCGGCGAGGTCGACGACATGGTGCTGCGCCGCGGCGGCCAGCAGCCGGACTGGGCCTACAACCTGGCCGTCGTCGTCGACGACGCCTGGCAGGGCGTGGACCAGGTCGTCCGCGGCGACGATCTGCTGGCCTCGGCGCCGCGGCAGGCGTATCTCGCGCACCTGCTCGGCCTGCCGGAGGTGGAGTACGTGCACGTGCCGCTGGTGCTGGGCCCGGACGGCAAGCGGCTGGCCAAGCGTGACGGGGCGGTCACGCTGCGCGAGATGCGCGCCGCCGGGCGCACGGTCCCGGAGATCGTCGGGCTGATCTGCGCCTCGCTGGGCCACCCCGGCGTGGACTCGCTGGCGGGCCTGGCCGAGGTCTTCGACCTCGGAGAGCTGCCCCGCGAGCCCTGGACCTGGACGCCGGACGAGTCCTAGTGGTGGTGCTGCTTCCAGGGCTCGTGGGTGGTGGCGCGCAGCGTGGCGTCGGAGCCGGCGAGCTTCTTGATCAGCGCGAGGCGCTCGTCGTCGCCCTGCGGCACTGAACGCACGATGTCCTCCTCGGGCAGGTCGGCCGCCGAGGCGACCGGGGCGGGCGTCGGGTTGTCGATCTGCGTCGGCCCGTCCGTGGAGGGACGGATGTCGAAGTCGAAGATGTCCGTTGGCAGGTGCAGCGTCGCACAGGCGTTGGGGTAGTCGACCACCGCCGAGTAGTGGGCCTCCATCGGTGCCGCGCCGAGCAGCAGGAACGCCTGCTCGCGGGAGTAGCCGAAGGTGGTCAGGTAGTCGATGCAGTGCAGCACCGCGTTCTGGTAAGCCAGGAACGTGTCGAAGTAGCGCTGCTCGCCGTCATTGGTCACCGAGATGCCCGTGAAGGTCAGGAAGTCGGTGTAGCGCGGCGCCTGCTCGCCGGGCACGAAGATCGGGGCCGGACCGGTCTTGTAGGTGTCCATGCCGCCGGGGATGATGTCGACGCTGAACTCCATGAAGCCGCTCATCTCGATCGCACCGCACAGGGTGATCTCACCGTCGCCCTGGGAGTAGTGCAGGTCGCCGAAGCTGAAGTTGGCGCCGTCGACGAACACGGGGAAGAAGATCCGTGAGCCCTTGGTCAGGTCCTTGATGTCCAGGTTGCTGCCGTTCTCCCGCGGCGGGACGGTCACGGCGGCCTCGTGGGCGATGCGGTCGCGGTCGGCCTCAGGTACCGCGCCCAGGGTGGCGTCGATGGGTTGCGGGGCGACGGCCAGCGGCGGGGTACGGAACGGGTCCTTGGAGATCAGCGTGGCCTCGCGCTTGTTCCAGCGGGCAAGGAGCTCCGGGCTCGGGGCGGTGCCCATCAGGCCCGGGTGGCAAACCGAGTTGAAGGAGACACCCGGGATGTGGCGGGAGGTCGCCCTGTTGTCCTTGAAGTCCCAGATCGCCTTGTAGGCGTCCGGGAAGTACTCGTGGAGGAAGCTGCCGCCGTGTTTGCCGGCGAAGATGCCGGTGTAGCCCCAGCCCTCTCCGGCGAGCTCGCCGGGGTTGTCCGCCTCGCTGAGCGGACCGACGTCGAGGATGTCGACGACGAGCAGGTCTCCCGGCTTGGCGCCTTCGACGCGGAACGGGCCGGAGAGCTGGTGCGGCTTGGTGAACGGGACGTGCAGGATGTCGTCGGCGGAGTCGTTGTTCTTGACGAAGCCGTCGAACCACTCGCGGCTGTCCGCGCGGACCGTCTGGCCGGGGCGGACGTTCGCGATTGCGGGGATCTCGGGGTGCCACCGGTTGTGGCCCACGACGTCCTGGTCGGGGAAGGAACGTGAAGAGTCGAGCGTGTATGTGATGTCAGCCATGGTGTAACCATAAAGAGTTCTGGTTAACTCCAGGTTGCGTTTCCCTCGGAGATTCTTGAGCGCCCGGCTGGCAGGAGGACACGGGGTACGCAGGAGCTTGTGTCATAACGTGAACTTCGGAGTACGGTCAATGGTCGTATGAAAAATGAAGATGTTGTTGATTTCGTCCCGCGGCCAGAGGACCGCTTCTCCCTGCCCGTCCGGTGGCTGCTCTTTCTCGCAGGCGTGGCCGTCATGTCTCTCGGTATCGCCCTGACACTGCACGCTGACCTGGGCACGACCCCGATCTCCACCCCGCCCGCGGCGTTGGCCGCGTGGAGCATGACGGTGGGGCAGTGGACCATCATCTTCAACGCCATCCTCGTCGTTCTCCAGGTCGTCCTGCTGCGCCGGCGGTTCACCCTCATGGGCTACCTGCAGTTCGGTGTCGCCATCGTGTTCGGTCTGCTGTGCGACCTCGCGTTGCACCTGACGGGCTTCGTCGCCCCGGAGGCGTACTGGGAGAAGTGGTTGCTGGTCATCCTCGGCACGGTCATCGTCGCCTGCGGCGTGTTCCTCGAGGTGCTCCCCGGGCTCCTCTACGTCCCCGGCGAGGGCCTCATCACCGCGATCGTGACGGTGACCGGCTGGGACTTCGGCATCGTCAAGCAGTGCTTCGACTGGTCCCTGGTGATCATCGCCGTCGTGCTCTCCCTGATCCTCAACGGGGAGATCGTCGGCGTGCGCGAGGGCACCGTCTTCGCCGCCTTCGCCGTCGGCGCGCTCGTGCGGGTCTTCCACCACTTCGACATGGAGCGCCTGCGCAGGAAGCACTTCGGGTACTGACCGCGCCCGGCGAATTCGACTGCCCGGTCCCGGCCGGGGGGGAGTAGGGTTCCTGCGCATATGGACACTCCCGAGCACTTCCCCCCGCGGCCCGAGGACCGCTTCAGCCTGCCTGCGCGCTGGATCATCTTCTTCGTAGGCGTGACGATCATGTCGCTGGGCATCGCGGTGACGCTGCACGGTGACCTGGGAACCACGCCCATCTCGACCACGCCGGCCGCTCTGGCCGCGTGGCAGCTGACGGTGGGCCAGTGGACGGTCATCTTCAACGCGCTGCTCGTGGTCTTCCAGATCATCCTGCTGCGCCGTCGCTTTCCGCTGCTGGGCTACCTGCAGTTCCTGGTCGCGTTCGTGTTCGGCACCATGTGTGACGTCTGGCTGGGGGTGACCGACTTCCTCGCTCCGGAGGCCTACTGGCAGAAGTGGGTCCTGATCATCGTCGGCAACGTGCTCATTTCCTTCGGCGTCTTCGTCGAGGTGCTCCCGGGCATCCTCTATGTGCCGGGGGAGGGGGCCGTCGCGGCGATCGTGCGTGCGACCGACTGGAACTTCGGCACCGTCAAGCAGTGCTTCGACTGGTCGCTGGTGGGCCTGGCCGTGGTGCTCTCGCTGATCCTCAACGGTGAGGTCGTCGGCGCCCGCGAGGGCACCGTCTTCGCGGCCTTCACCGTCGGGCTGATGGTGCGCGGATTCCAGCGCCTCGACGCCGAGCGTCTGCGGAAGAAGCACTTCGGCTACTGACGGCCGGCCCATTCTGCGCAGGCATGTGCCGGACGCTGGAACAGCGGGTTTCAGCGCATGGCATGTGCAACCGTGTCGGGCAGCGGCCGGTCTCGGCGACGAAGGTCCGTCTGCACAGGGCCAAGAAATCACTCCAGGAGATTCTCCAGGGTTGAGTTAACCCACCATTGCCGTTTCAAGAACCCTTCAATTGACGACGCCGCGCGCCTGCGCGGCGTCGCTGCTCTTCCTCGGCCATTGCGTGTGCCGGGTGTCTCGGGTCTCCGGCTGTCGCGTGTGCCCCGCCGCGTGCGTCCGGCGTTGGGGGTGCCGGCGTGGGGGAGGGGGCGGCCGCCCACGGATCGCCGGGGCACAGAAAAAGACCGCCACCCGGTCTCCCGGGCGGCGGTCTCTTTCAGCTGCGGAGGATGTGGGATTTGAACCCACGTGGGAGGGTCACTCCCGCACGCATTCCAAGCGTGTGACATAGGCCGCTAGTCGAATCCTCCAGCGTCACAGGCGGGGCGTTCCCCGTCGTGCTGAAGAAATCGTACACGGCGCCCACCGCCACGGCCAAATCAGCAGGCGCGCACCGCGTCTTGGCCTCTCTCCGGTTCTCGGCTAGAGTGGGGGTCCGGATCTCGCGCGGCGTGTATCTCGTGAACTCCCCCAGGGCAGGAATGCAGCAAGGGTCAACGGGCTCTACCGGGTGCGCGGGGTCCCCTTATTTTTTATGGGCCGCCGGGGAACGGCCCACCCACGTGCGGGAGCGGCCGCAGGCGGCCGGCACGCGCGACGTCGTCAAGCACACCCGGCCCGCAGGGAGCGGCCCACCAGGGCCGTAGGAGACGGCCCCGACCGGCCGCGGGGAGCGGCCGCAGACGGCCGGCACGCGCGACGTCGTCAAGCACACCCGGCCCGCAGGTGCGCAGGGGTGCACCCCGTCGGACCCGCTGTACGATGTGTGGGCGCAGCGCGCGCCGCCTCAAGGTGGCGTGCCACACGCAGAACCACACAACTGATCCGACACGACAACCGCGTGCGCACGCGGCGCGGGGAAGGAATCTGAGGGACGATGTCGCTCACCGACATGACGGACGAGAAGCTGACGGAGCTCGCCGAGAAGGTCCGCGCCGAGTACGACGACCTGAAGGCGAAGAACCTCAACCTGAATCTGACCCGCGGCAAGCCGTCGGCCGAGCAGCTGGACTTCGCCGACGAGCTGCTCGCCCTGCCGGGGCGCGGCGAGTACACCGCCGCCGACGGCTCGGACGTGCGCAACTACGGCAACCTCAAGGGCATCCCGGACATCCGCGCCATCTGGGCGGACCTGCTGGGCCTGCCCGTCGAGCTGATCTACGCCGAGGACTCCTCGAGCCTGAACATCATGTTCGACCTGGTCAGCTGGTCGTGGACCTTCGGCAACAACGACTCCGAGCGGCCCTGGTCGGCCGAGGAGAACGTCAAGTGGATCTGCCCGGTGCCGGGCTACGACCGCCACTTCACCATCACCGAGCACTTCGGCATCGAGATGATCCCGGTCCCGCTCAACGAGGACGGCCCGGACATGGACGCCGTACGTGAGCTGGCCCGCGACCCCGAGGTCAAGGGCATGTGGCTCGTGCCGGTCTTCGCCAACCCCTCGGGTGTCACCGTCTCCGAGGACGTCGCCCGCCAGCTCGCCGAGATGCCGACCGGTGCGCCGGACTTCCGCATCGTGTGGGACAACGCCTACGCCGTGCACACGCTGACCGACGAGTTCCCCGAGAACCACAACGTCATCCGCTTCGCCGAGGAGGCCGGCAACCCGAACCGCTTCTGGTTCATGGCCTCGACCTCGAAGATCACGCACGCCGGCGCGGGCGTGGCCTTCTTCGCCTCCTCCCCGGAGAACCTCGCCTGGTACGCCTCGCACGCCGCCGTGCGCGGCATCGGCCCGAACAAGGTCAACCAGCTGGCCCACGCCCGCTACTTCGGCGACGCCGAGGGCGTGCGCGAGATCATGCTCAAGCACGCGGGCTCGCTGGCCCCGAAGTTCAAGGCCGTGCTCGACATCCTCAAGGACCGCCTCGGCGAGTACGAGGTCGCCTCCTGGACCGAGCCGACCGGCGGCTACTTCATCTCCCTGGACGTCATGGACGGCACGGCCGCCCGCGTGGTCGAGCTGGCCCGCAACGCCGGCATCGCCCTGACCGGCGCGGGCTCCTCCTTCCCGCTGCACCAGGACCCGAACGACCGCAACATCCGCCTGGCGCCCTCGCTGCCGCCGGTCGACGAGCTCGAGGAGGCCATGAACGGCGTGGCCACCTGCGTGCTGCTCGCGGCCCTGGAGAAGCTGGACAAGTAACCCCGGAAGAACGTCGGCGCCCCGCGGCGCGGAGAGGCAGGCGCATGGACGCGCGCGAGACCCTGGACTGGCTCAACGGCATCCTGCCGGCACCCCTGACGGTCGCCCGCGGCGGCGACTTCCGCGTCGGCCTTGTCGAGGCCGAGGGCCACGCCGTGGCGTGCACGACCGACTTCGCGCGCGTCGAGACCGGCCTGGCCGCCGCCGACGAGCAGGGCGTCGACGTGCGCTGCGAGCTGATGGCCGTGGCGGGTTCCGCCGCGATTTCCGACGCCGCGCTGGCCGCCGTGCGCGTCGTCGGCACCGCTGCGGCGGTGCTGGCCGAGGGTGGCCTGCCCGCCCAGCCGGGCACCGTCCTCGACGACCTGGCCGCGCGCGCCGGGCTGGCGGGGGAGACCACCGTGCGCCACGGCCTGCTCGCCGCGCCGACGGTGTGGGGCGGGCAGGTCCCGCAGGTCAACGAGGCCCCCGGCACCGTCCACGGCGAGGGCACCGACCCGTCCCGGGGCCGGCTGACCGCGGTGCTGCAGGTCGTCATGGTCACCGACGCCGAGGCGGAGCTGGCGCGGGCCGCCGGCCCGGAACGCCTGCTCGAGGCGCTGGCCCTGACCGGGGCGGATCCGGGGGACTGGGCCCGCCCGGCCGGCGGTCCGGCCGCTGGGTAGGCTGGGCGCGTGTCGCTCTACCGCAAGTACCGCCCCGCCACCTTCGCAGAGGTCGTGGGCCAGGACCAGGTCACCAAGCCGCTGAGCGCCGCGCTCGACAGCGGCCGGATCAACCACGCGTACCTGTTCTCCGGCCCGCGCGGCTGCGGAAAGACGTCCTCGGCGCGCATCCTGGCGCGCTCACTGAACTGCGTCAACGGGCCGACCTCGACGCCGTGCGGGGAGTGCGAGTCCTGCCGCGCGCTGGCACCGGGCGGGCCCGGCAACCTCGATGTCACGGAGCTGGACGCGGCCAGCCAGGGCAGCGTCGAGGACATGCGCGAACTGCGCGAGCGCGCGATGTTCGCCCCGGCGGAGTCGCGCTACCGCGTCTACATCATCGACGAGTGCCACATGATCTCCGGGGCGGGCGCCAACGCGCTGCTCAAGGTGGTCGAGGAGCCGCCGGAGCACCTGATCTTCATCTTCGCGACGACGGAGCCGGAAAAGGTCATCGGCACCATCCGCTCGCGCACGCACAACTACCCGTTCCGGCTGCTGACCCCGCAGGCGATGCGCGGGCTGCTGCAGAAGGTCACCGCCGCCGAGGGCGTGACGGTCGAGGACGCGGTCTACCCGCTGGTCATCCAGGCCGGCGGCGGCAGCCCGCGTGACTCGCTGTCGATCATGGACCAGCTCATCGGCGGCTCGGGCGACGGCCACGTCACCTACGAGAAGGCGCAGCCGCTGCTGGGCCTGACGGACTTCTCGCTGCTCGACGCCACCGTGGAGGCCCTGGCCTCCGCCGACGGCGCGCGGTTGTTCTCGACGGTCGACGACGTCATCGAGAGCGGCATCGAGCCGCGCCGCTTCGTGGTGGACCTGCTGGACCGGATGCGCGACCTGATGGTCATCCAGACGGTGCCCGAGGCCTTCGACATGGGTCTGGTGGAGGCGCCCGCGGGGCGCGCGGAGGTGCTCAGTGCCCAGGCGGGGATGTTCAGCCCGGCCGGGATCGCGCAGCTCGCGGACCAGGTCAACGAGCGGATGCCGGAGATGCGCGGGGCGACTTCGCCGCGCCTGCTCCTGGAGATCCTGTTGGCGCACCTGATGATCACCGCGCAGTCCGCGGGGCAGGGGCACGGAATCGCCGCGCCGGGCTCCGCCGCGGGTTCCGGTGCCGGCCAGTCCGGTGCGGGTGCGGGCGCGGGCGCCGGCGTCGGTCAGCCCGGCGGGCACAACCCGGGCTACGCCCCGCACGACTCCGCGGGCGGGTCCACGAGCCAGGCGCCGGTGCGCGGCAGCCGCGGATCCCAGGCGGCCCGCGAGGCCATCGCGCGTGCCCAGGCCGCGCGCTCCCAGGACCGCTCCGAGCGTCCCGAGCGCCCGGAGGTCCCGCAGCGCCGGGTGCCCTCGCAGGCCCAGCAGCCGCAGCAGCAGGCCCCGGCTGGGCAGCAGGAGCAGCAGATTGCGCCGCGGCAGTCTCAGCCGGTGCCGCAGGGGCAGCAGGCTCCCGCGCAGGAGGAGCCTCAGCAGGCTTCCACGCAGGACCAGCAGACTCCGGCCGCACCGCAGGAGCAGCAGGCTGCCCAGTCGCAGGAGCCGCAGGCCTCTGTGCAAGCGCAGCCGCAGCAGGCCTCTGTGCAAGCGCAGCCGCAGCAGGCTTCCGTGCAGTCGCAGACGCCGCGCTCCGATGCCCCGTCTGCCGGCGAGCCCCGGGCCGCGGAATCTCAGGAATCCGCCGAGGCGCCCGAGTCCTCCCCGCAGGCCCAGCCTGACGCTGAGCAGGCGCCGGAGTCCCAGGGCTCCGATTCGGCGCCGGAGGCCCAGCCGGCGGCCGAGCCGGAGCGCCAGGCCGCCGCTGAGCAGGCACCGGAGGCCCCGGCCGCCGCTGAGCCGGTCGAAGAGGCCCCGGAATCTCAGGACGCCGCACCGGCTGGCTCGGATGAGCAGGCGGAGTCTGCCGCTGCCCCGGCCGCGACGGAGCCCGCCGCCCAGCCTGACGGCGAAGCACCGGGCGAGGATGTCTCGGACGAGGAGCTCACCGAGGCGGTCCGCCGCCGGTGGGGCCAGGTCCGCCACGACGTGGGCAAGCGCAACCACATCGCCCAGATCATGCTCACCGAGGCCACCGTCCTCGGCGTGCGTGAGGGCACGGTCTACCTCGGCCACAACACCGGGGCGCTGGCCTCGCGTGTGAACGCCGAGAGCAACAACAAGGACATCGCCGCGGCCTTCACCGAGGAGTTCGGCCGTCCGCTGGCCGTCCAGTGCCAGGTGGGCACCGACCCGGTCGCCGCCGGGTTCACCGCGCCGGCGACCCCGCAGCCCGCGTGGCAGCCGCAGGCGACGACGCGCGAGCACCAGGCCCCTTCGTCCGAGGGCACCCACGAGGACGACTCCGCGGAGAGCGGCGAACCTGGGGCGGCCCCGGCCGCTGAACGACAGGAACCGCAGCCCGGGCAGGAGCAGTCTGCCCGGGAACGGCAGTCTGAGCAGAACGAGCAGTCCGAGCCGTCCGAGCAACCCCAGGAGCAGCCGCAGTCGGAGCCCGAGGAGGGCCCCGCGCAGCCCGAGGCCGAGCAGCAGCCCGCGCCCCAGGCCGAGCGGTCCGCCGAGCATCAGCAGCAGCACCGACAGCCGCAGCAGCAGGCCCCGCAGCAGCGGGCCCCGCAGCAGCCGCAGCAGAACCACCCGGCCGCCCCGGTGTGGGGCGAGCCGGCGGCGCTCGGCGGCAGCGACGAGACCCCCGGCGGCCACGTCGCGGGCGCCGCGTCGGCGGGCGCCCAGAGCCAGGACGCACCCGCGCAGGACACCCGGCCGACGCCCGCGCCCGGCCGGCAGGAGGCCGCCGCGCAGCCTGCCGATCAGGCCGACCGGCCGAACCAGGCGGGCCGGCCGGGCCCGACCGCCCAGCCCACCGCGTCCACTCAGCCCACCCCGAACGCGGACGCGCCGCACAACGGTCAGAACCCCCGGAACCCGCAGAACCCCC includes these proteins:
- a CDS encoding DNA polymerase III subunit gamma and tau, yielding MSLYRKYRPATFAEVVGQDQVTKPLSAALDSGRINHAYLFSGPRGCGKTSSARILARSLNCVNGPTSTPCGECESCRALAPGGPGNLDVTELDAASQGSVEDMRELRERAMFAPAESRYRVYIIDECHMISGAGANALLKVVEEPPEHLIFIFATTEPEKVIGTIRSRTHNYPFRLLTPQAMRGLLQKVTAAEGVTVEDAVYPLVIQAGGGSPRDSLSIMDQLIGGSGDGHVTYEKAQPLLGLTDFSLLDATVEALASADGARLFSTVDDVIESGIEPRRFVVDLLDRMRDLMVIQTVPEAFDMGLVEAPAGRAEVLSAQAGMFSPAGIAQLADQVNERMPEMRGATSPRLLLEILLAHLMITAQSAGQGHGIAAPGSAAGSGAGQSGAGAGAGAGVGQPGGHNPGYAPHDSAGGSTSQAPVRGSRGSQAAREAIARAQAARSQDRSERPERPEVPQRRVPSQAQQPQQQAPAGQQEQQIAPRQSQPVPQGQQAPAQEEPQQASTQDQQTPAAPQEQQAAQSQEPQASVQAQPQQASVQAQPQQASVQSQTPRSDAPSAGEPRAAESQESAEAPESSPQAQPDAEQAPESQGSDSAPEAQPAAEPERQAAAEQAPEAPAAAEPVEEAPESQDAAPAGSDEQAESAAAPAATEPAAQPDGEAPGEDVSDEELTEAVRRRWGQVRHDVGKRNHIAQIMLTEATVLGVREGTVYLGHNTGALASRVNAESNNKDIAAAFTEEFGRPLAVQCQVGTDPVAAGFTAPATPQPAWQPQATTREHQAPSSEGTHEDDSAESGEPGAAPAAERQEPQPGQEQSARERQSEQNEQSEPSEQPQEQPQSEPEEGPAQPEAEQQPAPQAERSAEHQQQHRQPQQQAPQQRAPQQPQQNHPAAPVWGEPAALGGSDETPGGHVAGAASAGAQSQDAPAQDTRPTPAPGRQEAAAQPADQADRPNQAGRPGPTAQPTASTQPTPNADAPHNGQNPRNPQNPQGAQTAPGAPTTPGADAAPGTRSVPGPAPTSNGAPTAGNGTSASGGDDSETRVISLRGGRKLRVPHAGNGRGRPAPGRRFGGGGGYRDVPPPPEPMDDDVPPPPDPMDYGGPGGPGGPGGPGGAPPAPYDQRAEEEDMMREASLQPGNLDRRDAMTLAKELLSRELGAKPM